Proteins from a single region of Alloscardovia omnicolens:
- a CDS encoding nucleoside hydrolase produces MTARVILDCDTGIDDTLALMYLFGSDDVELLGVVGTFGNVTEDQATRNNRVLLDAAGLSHVPAYHGEPVPSFEQNAHEYVVDEGCERFHGKNGWGGATLQLPSHVQRGQILDGGVEFEAEVVRKYGTDVTVIATGPLTNIDALLTRYPQLAEKLHLVIMGGALTQPGNCYNLISETNMVNDPEAANRVFHSGADITVVGIDVTHRTLMTRKHREEFEVQGGCTGEFLAQALDYYMNANEQADPVFMAGSPLHDPLAVAVALDPQLVQCFPINLMVDLEGPQRGRTVGDPTLINAPAERVRMALTVDAQRFVSEWKRRVLTACQRMNAILR; encoded by the coding sequence ATGACTGCGCGCGTTATTCTCGACTGTGATACGGGCATTGACGATACTCTAGCTCTTATGTACCTTTTTGGCTCTGACGATGTAGAGCTGCTCGGTGTTGTAGGCACGTTCGGAAATGTTACAGAAGATCAAGCAACGCGCAATAATCGTGTTTTGCTTGACGCTGCTGGACTCTCTCATGTGCCAGCGTATCATGGCGAACCAGTGCCGTCATTCGAGCAGAATGCACACGAATATGTGGTTGATGAAGGGTGCGAACGTTTCCATGGAAAAAACGGTTGGGGAGGAGCCACTCTTCAGCTGCCTAGTCATGTGCAGCGCGGTCAGATTTTAGACGGCGGTGTTGAATTTGAGGCTGAGGTTGTGCGCAAGTATGGCACAGACGTAACAGTTATTGCCACCGGTCCTTTGACCAATATTGACGCATTGTTGACTCGATATCCGCAATTGGCAGAAAAACTGCATCTGGTTATTATGGGTGGCGCACTTACACAGCCAGGTAATTGCTATAACTTAATCAGTGAAACCAATATGGTGAACGATCCAGAAGCTGCAAACCGTGTTTTCCACAGCGGGGCAGATATTACTGTTGTGGGTATTGATGTTACGCATCGCACCTTAATGACTCGTAAGCATAGAGAAGAATTTGAAGTGCAGGGTGGATGCACTGGAGAATTCCTTGCCCAGGCTTTGGATTATTACATGAATGCAAACGAGCAGGCTGATCCTGTGTTTATGGCGGGCTCACCACTGCATGATCCGTTGGCTGTGGCTGTTGCGCTGGATCCGCAGTTAGTGCAGTGTTTCCCTATTAACTTGATGGTGGACTTAGAAGGTCCGCAGCGAGGTAGAACCGTAGGAGATCCTACGCTGATTAATGCTCCAGCTGAGCGCGTGCGCATGGCATTAACGGTTGATGCGCAGCGTTTTGTGTCTGAATGGAAACGCCGAGTACTTACTGCTTGCCAACGCATGAATGCAATTTTGCGTTAG
- a CDS encoding NUDIX hydrolase — translation MKNISIENNDLQDPSRFIHGYKVMVELNNGQLNRYDVVTRHPAASLADLNRDEGDAVSIVVSSPEKDKMLIIKEYRPPINGYVWAFPAGLIDAEDVSFEQAARRELKEETGYDVMHVDDVLRATYTSPGMTNETVAFVYVTADPEQFDAHQHLEDSEDIEVRWVTRGQAREILEGSDSIDQRMALVLHEFIEE, via the coding sequence ATGAAAAATATCAGCATCGAAAATAATGATTTGCAAGATCCTAGCCGTTTTATTCACGGTTATAAAGTGATGGTTGAGCTTAATAACGGTCAACTTAACCGGTATGATGTGGTAACTCGTCATCCAGCCGCAAGTTTAGCTGATCTTAATCGCGATGAAGGCGATGCGGTGTCCATTGTTGTTAGCTCGCCTGAAAAAGACAAAATGCTAATTATTAAAGAATATCGTCCTCCTATCAATGGGTATGTGTGGGCTTTTCCTGCTGGGCTGATAGATGCTGAGGATGTTAGTTTTGAGCAGGCAGCTAGGCGTGAACTCAAAGAGGAAACTGGCTACGATGTGATGCACGTTGATGATGTTTTGCGCGCTACCTACACGTCTCCAGGTATGACCAATGAAACTGTAGCTTTTGTGTATGTAACAGCTGATCCTGAACAATTTGATGCTCATCAGCACTTGGAAGACAGTGAAGATATTGAAGTACGCTGGGTAACGCGTGGTCAGGCTCGTGAGATTTTAGAGGGCAGTGATTCTATTGATCAGCGCATGGCATTAGTGCTTCATGAATTTATAGAAGAATAG
- a CDS encoding HAD-IC family P-type ATPase, translating to MIFAYCAVALLISIGLLWYFFAPHQGEHTNVANGKQDITISVNGSYSPALIHAQAGVPLTLYFDRKDSGECTSHVIFPDLKTDTYLASGRTTAVHLPALSAGEYPFSCGMNMVHGMLKVSGTAPAHEADTSNTDNITKTDMTPDSVLRSDNQANSTDTFSSKNTDNSSTEDIDNLKKKLIIGAIFSIPVFILGMGSMMWGHHVPSWLNNPWIQAILATPVMFYTGWDIHRIGWSALIHRNPEMNALVTVGTSAAYVFSLLVCIAPGVLPENTRHVYFDTVVVVLTLVVLGSLIESKARAGTNSAIEALMALRPDTARVLSAEELSSQAWKLPDAGHEISMSQIRTGDIIQVSGGHTVPTDGVIIKGSSRFDESMMTGESEPVERSEGEQITGGTLSLNAPVAMQVTATGKDTVLSQIIQLVSSAQASKAPVQAVADKIARVFVPTVFLIALWTFTLWLSFAPQSSLSYALTTAVTVLIIACPCALGLATPLSITAAIGRGAQYGILISSADALDKARHIRTIFFDKTGTITEGIASVENSSTAEISYSNDHIKATSAQALAELKSMGIRTIMLSGDKAEVAKDVARQAGLDTVIAQVKPDGKAFWISHAQRQQTHQHNQLIAMVGDGINDAPALAQSDIGFAMGTGTDIAMKSADVTLMTGDILAVARMIRLSRATMRNIYENLAFAFAYNAIGLVIATGVLYPFTGWLLNPMIAGLAMAFSSVSLILNSSRLRGVRLDSSHVTRIQQSHNPQVIIDDEEHSQQGELMFDFLKNKDKATPAPQSSSLEDVLVDPICGMTVTAEQHPFAYGSRVYHFCSEHCLETFKAEPAKYAQ from the coding sequence ATGATTTTTGCATATTGCGCGGTTGCATTACTGATAAGTATTGGCTTATTGTGGTACTTTTTTGCACCCCACCAAGGCGAGCATACGAATGTAGCGAATGGAAAACAGGACATTACCATTAGCGTGAATGGTTCATATTCCCCCGCTCTTATTCACGCTCAAGCAGGAGTTCCCCTCACTCTTTATTTTGACCGCAAAGATAGCGGAGAATGCACATCGCATGTTATTTTCCCCGACCTCAAAACTGACACCTATTTAGCTTCTGGTCGCACAACTGCTGTGCATTTACCAGCTTTAAGCGCTGGTGAATATCCTTTTTCTTGTGGCATGAATATGGTGCATGGCATGCTTAAAGTATCTGGAACTGCACCAGCCCATGAAGCAGACACAAGCAATACTGATAACATCACTAAGACCGACATGACTCCCGACAGCGTGCTTCGTAGCGATAACCAAGCAAATTCAACCGACACTTTCTCCAGCAAAAATACTGACAACAGTTCTACTGAAGACATTGACAACTTGAAGAAAAAGCTGATTATTGGTGCGATTTTTAGCATTCCCGTCTTCATTCTCGGCATGGGATCTATGATGTGGGGACATCATGTTCCATCATGGCTCAACAACCCATGGATTCAAGCTATTCTTGCCACGCCTGTTATGTTCTACACCGGTTGGGATATTCATCGTATTGGTTGGAGCGCTCTTATTCACCGCAATCCAGAAATGAATGCCTTGGTCACAGTGGGCACCTCAGCTGCTTATGTTTTTAGCCTGCTCGTCTGCATCGCGCCAGGAGTTTTGCCTGAAAATACTCGTCACGTGTATTTTGACACTGTTGTTGTAGTTCTCACTCTCGTTGTTTTAGGCTCCCTCATTGAATCGAAAGCGCGAGCCGGCACAAACAGTGCAATTGAGGCATTAATGGCATTGCGTCCTGACACTGCACGAGTTCTCTCTGCTGAAGAACTGAGTTCGCAAGCATGGAAACTTCCAGATGCCGGCCATGAAATATCTATGAGCCAGATCCGCACTGGTGACATCATTCAAGTTTCAGGTGGGCACACAGTTCCTACCGATGGCGTGATTATTAAAGGGTCTTCACGTTTTGATGAATCGATGATGACTGGTGAATCTGAACCTGTTGAACGCAGCGAAGGCGAACAGATTACTGGCGGTACTTTAAGTTTGAACGCTCCCGTTGCAATGCAAGTAACCGCTACTGGCAAGGATACGGTTCTCTCTCAGATTATTCAGTTAGTCTCCTCAGCCCAAGCCAGCAAAGCACCCGTTCAAGCTGTAGCTGATAAAATCGCGCGCGTTTTTGTGCCAACAGTTTTCCTCATTGCTCTGTGGACTTTTACACTCTGGTTATCTTTTGCCCCACAGTCATCTCTGAGCTACGCACTGACAACAGCAGTTACCGTTTTGATTATTGCTTGCCCATGTGCTTTAGGATTAGCAACACCGCTATCTATTACCGCCGCAATTGGCCGTGGAGCTCAGTATGGAATTTTGATTTCTTCTGCCGATGCTTTAGACAAGGCTCGTCATATTCGCACTATATTTTTTGATAAAACAGGAACAATTACTGAAGGCATTGCAAGCGTTGAAAATTCGTCTACTGCTGAGATTTCCTACTCGAATGATCACATAAAAGCTACCTCTGCTCAAGCTCTTGCTGAGCTGAAAAGCATGGGAATAAGAACAATTATGCTTTCTGGCGATAAAGCTGAAGTAGCTAAAGATGTGGCTAGACAGGCGGGACTTGATACGGTTATTGCTCAGGTAAAACCAGATGGCAAAGCTTTTTGGATTTCTCATGCACAACGTCAGCAGACACATCAGCACAATCAGCTGATTGCAATGGTGGGTGATGGCATAAATGATGCGCCCGCTTTAGCACAGTCTGATATTGGTTTTGCTATGGGTACCGGCACAGATATTGCTATGAAGTCTGCAGATGTCACCCTTATGACTGGCGATATTTTAGCCGTGGCTCGCATGATTCGTCTCAGCCGTGCAACTATGCGCAATATTTATGAAAATCTGGCTTTTGCATTTGCATACAACGCAATCGGGCTCGTTATTGCCACGGGAGTATTGTATCCATTCACCGGTTGGCTTCTGAATCCTATGATTGCAGGTCTTGCCATGGCTTTCAGCTCTGTAAGCTTGATTCTTAACTCGTCACGACTACGCGGTGTACGTTTAGATAGCAGCCACGTGACGAGGATCCAACAATCCCATAACCCTCAGGTTATTATTGATGATGAAGAACATTCTCAGCAAGGAGAACTCATGTTTGATTTTTTGAAGAACAAGGATAAAGCAACTCCAGCACCACAAAGCAGCAGCTTAGAGGACGTACTGGTGGATCCAATATGTGGCATGACGGTTACCGCAGAGCAACATCCATTTGCTTATGGCTCACGCGTATATCACTTCTGTTCAGAACATTGCTTGGAAACTTTTAAGGCAGAGCCAGCAAAATATGCGCAGTAA
- the clpB gene encoding ATP-dependent chaperone ClpB: protein MEQKFTTMAQEAISSAVQSASAAGNPQVETLHIVDALLTQEQGVVRGLLEAAGADVQSIGAAIRQGLVALPRVSGTTAAQASAARSVEAALVDAQKIMQEMGDEYISTEHVLIAVAQGQSEAAEILQKFGATAQALKKAVPNVRGGAKVTSPDAEGSYKALEKYSTDLTARAREGKLDPVIGRDKEIRRVIQILSRRTKNNPVLIGEPGVGKTAVVEGLAQRVVAGDVPTTLQNKRVITLDMSSMVAGSKYRGEFEERLKSVLEEIQRSDGNIITFIDEIHTIVGAGATEGSMDAGNMLKPMLARGELRLIGATTLDEYRENIEKDPALERRFQQVFVGEPSVEDTVAILRGLKERYEAHHKVTIGDDALVAAAALSNRYISGRQLPDKAIDLVDEAAAHLRMELDSSPEEIDELSRRVTRLEMEEMQLKKSEDIASQERLEKLQAELADTREQLAGLNARWESEKSGHNKVGDLRAQLDALRVEADKATREGDLEKASRILYGEIPQIQKELAAAERTADEVHDETNETEPMVPDHVDADSIAQIVSDWTGIPVGRLMQGENEKLLHMEEELGKRVIGQKEAVRAVSDAVRRSRAGISDPNRPTASFMFLGPTGVGKTELAKALADFLFDDERAVVRIDMSEYMEKSSVSRLIGAAPGYIGYEEGGQLTEAVRRRPYSVVLFDEVEKAHSEVFDILLQVLDDGRLTDGQGRTVDFKNTILIMTSNLGSQFLVAGDLEEDERKQAVMNAVHAHFKPEFINRLDDLIVFEPLTRDELAHIVDIQVNAVAARLTDRRITLDVSKSAREWLADMGYDPAYGARPLRRLVQSEVGDQLARMLLAGAVHDGDTVLVDQTGGEHLELTSWATEDVQLGEGLDK from the coding sequence ATGGAACAGAAATTTACAACTATGGCACAGGAAGCCATTTCTTCTGCAGTGCAAAGTGCATCTGCAGCGGGAAATCCTCAAGTAGAAACCTTGCACATTGTTGACGCTCTGCTTACCCAAGAGCAGGGCGTGGTTCGTGGCTTACTTGAAGCAGCGGGAGCAGACGTGCAATCTATCGGTGCTGCAATTCGTCAGGGATTAGTAGCTTTACCGCGAGTGAGCGGAACAACTGCTGCTCAAGCATCAGCTGCGCGTTCAGTTGAAGCAGCTTTGGTTGATGCGCAGAAAATCATGCAAGAGATGGGAGATGAATACATCTCTACTGAGCATGTGCTCATTGCGGTTGCTCAAGGACAATCTGAGGCAGCAGAAATCTTGCAAAAGTTTGGTGCAACTGCTCAAGCTCTTAAAAAGGCAGTACCAAATGTGCGCGGCGGAGCAAAGGTAACCAGTCCAGATGCCGAGGGATCGTACAAGGCTCTTGAAAAATACTCCACTGATCTCACAGCACGCGCTCGCGAAGGCAAGCTCGATCCAGTTATTGGTCGTGATAAGGAAATTCGTCGCGTTATTCAAATCCTCAGTCGACGCACGAAGAATAATCCTGTCTTAATTGGTGAACCGGGCGTGGGTAAAACTGCCGTTGTTGAAGGTTTGGCACAACGCGTAGTTGCAGGAGATGTGCCAACAACTTTGCAAAATAAGCGTGTGATTACCCTAGATATGTCCTCGATGGTGGCAGGTTCTAAATATCGCGGTGAGTTTGAAGAGCGTTTGAAGTCAGTTCTTGAAGAAATTCAGCGTTCAGACGGCAATATCATCACCTTTATTGATGAGATTCATACCATCGTGGGGGCAGGTGCTACGGAAGGCTCCATGGATGCCGGCAATATGCTCAAGCCTATGCTTGCGCGCGGTGAGCTGCGTTTGATTGGTGCAACCACATTAGATGAGTATCGCGAAAATATCGAGAAAGATCCAGCTTTGGAACGTCGATTCCAACAGGTCTTTGTGGGTGAGCCAAGCGTTGAAGATACGGTTGCTATTTTGCGTGGCTTAAAAGAGCGCTATGAAGCACATCATAAGGTGACGATTGGTGATGACGCGTTAGTGGCTGCCGCTGCCTTGTCGAATCGTTATATTTCAGGACGTCAGCTGCCAGATAAAGCAATTGATTTAGTTGATGAAGCAGCAGCTCATTTGCGTATGGAATTAGACTCCTCTCCGGAGGAGATCGATGAGTTGAGCCGTCGTGTTACGCGTTTAGAGATGGAGGAAATGCAGCTCAAGAAGTCTGAAGATATTGCATCTCAAGAACGTCTTGAAAAGCTGCAGGCTGAACTAGCTGATACGCGTGAACAATTGGCTGGATTGAATGCGCGCTGGGAATCGGAGAAGAGCGGACACAATAAGGTGGGTGATTTACGTGCTCAGCTTGATGCTTTGCGCGTAGAAGCAGACAAAGCTACGCGTGAAGGCGACTTGGAGAAGGCATCGCGCATTTTGTATGGCGAGATTCCTCAGATTCAAAAGGAATTGGCCGCGGCTGAGCGCACGGCTGATGAAGTGCATGACGAAACAAACGAAACTGAGCCAATGGTTCCTGACCATGTAGATGCTGATTCTATTGCTCAAATCGTGTCAGATTGGACAGGTATTCCAGTTGGCCGTCTGATGCAGGGAGAAAACGAGAAACTTCTTCATATGGAAGAAGAGCTAGGTAAGCGTGTTATTGGTCAAAAAGAAGCAGTACGCGCTGTGTCTGATGCTGTACGTCGTTCGCGTGCTGGCATTTCTGACCCGAACAGGCCAACTGCAAGTTTTATGTTCCTGGGGCCAACCGGTGTGGGTAAAACTGAGCTGGCGAAGGCTTTGGCTGATTTCCTCTTTGACGATGAGCGTGCTGTGGTGCGTATTGATATGAGCGAGTATATGGAGAAGTCTTCCGTATCTCGACTGATCGGTGCTGCTCCTGGCTATATTGGGTATGAAGAGGGCGGTCAGCTCACCGAAGCTGTACGTCGTCGCCCATACTCCGTTGTGCTCTTTGATGAAGTAGAAAAGGCGCATTCAGAAGTCTTTGATATTTTGCTGCAAGTTCTTGATGACGGTCGTCTTACCGACGGACAAGGTCGAACGGTGGACTTTAAGAACACGATTTTGATTATGACATCAAATTTGGGTTCCCAATTCCTCGTTGCTGGTGATCTTGAAGAAGACGAACGCAAGCAAGCTGTGATGAATGCTGTGCATGCTCACTTCAAGCCTGAATTCATCAACCGTTTGGATGACCTGATTGTTTTCGAACCACTAACACGTGATGAGTTGGCGCATATTGTGGATATTCAAGTCAATGCTGTGGCTGCACGCTTAACTGATCGCCGTATTACCTTGGATGTATCTAAGTCTGCTCGTGAATGGTTAGCTGATATGGGTTACGATCCAGCTTATGGCGCACGACCACTACGCCGACTCGTGCAAAGTGAAGTTGGTGATCAGCTCGCGCGAATGTTGCTGGCTGGTGCAGTACATGATGGCGACACGGTGTTGGTTGACCAAACAGGTGGTGAACATTTGGAGTTAACTAGCTGGGCAACTGAAGATGTGCAGCTTGGTGAAGGCCTAGATAAGTAA
- the lysA gene encoding diaminopimelate decarboxylase: MTTPDITRIWPSGVQTNAATGVWEDRGVSFEDLAQTYGTPLYVMDTTDVADRARYFVHTVRDAFSNTTAHVSFAGKAFLSKEIARIVTEEGMFVDTCTFGEMKIALAAGVPGRRLVLHGNNKSDEEIRLAIENDFDKIVVDEPHEPARIARIANELGKRARVMVRVTVGVHAGGHEYISTAHEDQKFGIALLAANHADVSDVQSVEFFDQVAHGPAISVMHEILNLQEDLELVGIHSHIGSQIHDADAFIAAAERVMVLRRAFYATDGYVVPEIDLGGGYSVAYVEGDASMDIESTMARIAAALHEDSARAGLPLPTVSFEPGRWIVAPAGYTIYRVGTVKTVQLEGGSSRVYVSVDGGMSDNIRPALYGSQYTAVITNRSSASDQTVQARIVGSHCESGDIVVHDVELPADVQRGDLLAVPVTGAYGRTMASNYNQILRPAVVAVNESGSHVMMRRETVEDLLSLDVSE; the protein is encoded by the coding sequence ATGACAACTCCAGATATTACTCGAATTTGGCCAAGCGGTGTACAGACTAATGCTGCGACCGGTGTATGGGAAGATCGTGGTGTGAGCTTTGAAGATCTTGCTCAAACCTACGGTACGCCACTGTATGTAATGGATACAACGGACGTAGCAGATCGTGCGCGCTATTTTGTGCACACTGTGCGTGACGCTTTTTCTAATACAACCGCTCATGTTAGTTTTGCGGGTAAAGCCTTCTTGAGTAAGGAAATTGCGCGTATTGTGACTGAAGAAGGTATGTTTGTGGATACCTGCACCTTCGGAGAAATGAAAATTGCTTTGGCAGCAGGCGTACCAGGGCGTCGTCTTGTGTTGCATGGTAACAATAAGTCGGACGAAGAAATTCGTCTGGCGATTGAGAATGATTTCGATAAAATCGTTGTCGATGAACCGCATGAGCCAGCACGTATTGCACGTATTGCGAATGAACTAGGTAAGCGCGCTCGCGTGATGGTACGTGTGACTGTTGGCGTGCACGCAGGTGGGCATGAGTACATTTCCACAGCGCATGAGGATCAAAAGTTTGGTATTGCTCTGCTTGCAGCCAATCATGCTGACGTGAGTGATGTGCAATCTGTAGAATTCTTTGATCAAGTAGCTCACGGTCCAGCAATTTCAGTGATGCATGAGATTCTCAATCTCCAGGAAGACTTGGAGCTCGTGGGCATTCATTCTCATATTGGTTCTCAAATTCATGATGCTGATGCTTTTATTGCTGCTGCTGAACGCGTTATGGTTCTCCGCCGAGCATTCTACGCCACAGATGGCTATGTGGTTCCAGAAATTGATTTGGGTGGCGGATACTCTGTTGCTTATGTTGAAGGTGATGCATCCATGGATATTGAAAGTACTATGGCTCGTATTGCTGCAGCACTTCATGAGGATTCAGCTCGTGCAGGGTTGCCACTTCCAACAGTGAGTTTTGAACCTGGCCGATGGATTGTGGCACCAGCAGGCTACACAATTTATCGTGTGGGAACAGTCAAAACTGTGCAACTCGAAGGCGGTTCTTCTCGCGTGTATGTGAGTGTGGACGGCGGTATGAGTGACAACATTCGTCCAGCACTGTATGGTTCGCAATACACTGCTGTGATTACAAACCGATCTTCTGCTTCAGATCAAACTGTGCAGGCTCGCATCGTAGGTTCTCACTGTGAATCCGGTGATATTGTTGTGCACGATGTGGAGCTTCCGGCCGATGTTCAGCGTGGCGATTTGCTTGCAGTGCCAGTTACGGGCGCATATGGTCGTACGATGGCTAGCAATTATAATCAGATTTTGCGTCCGGCTGTGGTAGCTGTGAATGAATCAGGGTCGCACGTCATGATGCGCCGTGAAACTGTGGAAGACTTGCTCAGCCTCGACGTCAGCGAATAA
- the argS gene encoding arginine--tRNA ligase produces the protein MSPEALAQLIFDIATALVESGKAGDLSLEQIPAVDKLAVMRPKDRAHGDWSTNIAMQLAKKAGMAPRDFAALFAAELEKADGIKSVDIAGPGFINIVLDSASAAAIVDTVLQEKTAFGTNNHLSGQTLNLEFVSANPTGPIHIGGTRWAAVGDSMARVLEANGSQVVREYYFNDHGTQIDRFAKSLVAAAHGEPTPEDGYKGAYIDDIAARVIEEGKAEGVDVLALPRVTGEDGAEGDSVQREEFRKRAVPMMFDEIKQSMKDFRVNFDVYFHENAVYDSGEVDRAIAQLREQGDIFEKDGATWFESTKYGDDKDRVIIKSDGNAAYIAGDIAYYVNKRHREQNPADVAIYMLGADHHGYIGRMMAVCAAFGDTPHKNMQILIGQLVNVMKDGEAVKMSKRAGNVITIDDLVDAVGVDAARYSLARTSYNQNLDIDLGLLASHTNENPVYYVQYAFARSQNVDRNAAAAGISYDGADLSLLDTAADSELLAELALYPSVVSTAGDLREPHRLAHYAEELAGKYHKWYAAERVVPMELTEAEAARDDAEQLRIAKNPETARAAARLKLNDAAGQILANALGLLGVTAPEKM, from the coding sequence CCGCACTCGTTGAGTCCGGCAAAGCAGGCGACTTAAGTCTTGAACAGATTCCCGCAGTAGACAAGCTCGCCGTGATGCGTCCAAAGGATCGCGCTCACGGTGATTGGTCAACAAATATCGCTATGCAGCTTGCTAAGAAAGCAGGCATGGCACCTCGTGATTTTGCAGCACTTTTCGCTGCTGAACTTGAAAAAGCTGACGGCATTAAAAGTGTCGATATTGCAGGTCCAGGCTTTATTAATATTGTGCTTGATTCTGCATCCGCTGCAGCAATCGTTGATACAGTATTACAGGAGAAAACGGCTTTCGGAACAAATAATCATTTGAGCGGACAAACCCTCAATCTTGAATTCGTATCTGCAAACCCAACTGGCCCTATTCATATTGGCGGCACACGCTGGGCAGCTGTGGGTGATTCTATGGCGCGTGTGCTTGAAGCTAACGGCTCTCAGGTAGTGCGTGAATATTACTTCAACGATCATGGCACGCAGATTGACCGTTTTGCCAAGTCGCTGGTTGCAGCAGCTCACGGCGAGCCAACTCCAGAAGACGGTTATAAGGGCGCGTATATTGATGATATTGCTGCACGCGTAATAGAAGAAGGCAAGGCTGAAGGCGTAGATGTTCTTGCTTTGCCACGTGTAACAGGTGAAGACGGCGCTGAAGGTGACTCTGTTCAGCGTGAAGAATTCCGCAAGCGCGCTGTCCCTATGATGTTTGATGAAATCAAACAGTCTATGAAGGACTTCCGTGTCAATTTTGATGTGTACTTCCACGAGAACGCCGTGTACGACTCTGGCGAAGTAGACCGCGCTATTGCTCAATTACGTGAGCAGGGCGATATTTTCGAAAAAGATGGCGCAACATGGTTCGAATCCACGAAGTATGGTGACGATAAGGATCGCGTTATTATCAAATCCGACGGTAATGCCGCCTATATTGCTGGCGATATTGCATACTATGTGAACAAGCGTCATCGTGAGCAGAATCCAGCAGACGTAGCTATTTACATGCTTGGTGCAGATCATCATGGCTATATTGGCCGAATGATGGCTGTATGCGCAGCTTTTGGTGATACTCCACACAAAAATATGCAGATTTTGATTGGTCAGCTCGTCAATGTTATGAAGGATGGCGAAGCTGTCAAGATGAGTAAGCGTGCTGGAAATGTTATTACAATCGATGATCTGGTTGATGCAGTCGGTGTAGATGCTGCTCGCTATTCATTGGCTCGCACATCTTATAACCAAAATCTGGATATTGATTTAGGTTTGCTAGCTTCCCATACTAATGAAAATCCTGTGTATTATGTGCAGTACGCTTTTGCTCGTTCTCAGAATGTGGATCGTAATGCTGCAGCAGCAGGTATTAGCTATGACGGGGCAGACTTAAGTTTGCTTGATACTGCTGCAGACTCTGAACTTTTGGCTGAATTGGCGTTATATCCATCTGTTGTCAGCACAGCAGGCGATTTGCGTGAACCTCACCGTTTAGCACATTATGCCGAGGAGTTGGCTGGCAAATATCACAAGTGGTATGCCGCTGAACGTGTTGTTCCTATGGAATTGACTGAAGCTGAAGCTGCTCGTGACGATGCTGAACAACTGCGCATTGCTAAGAATCCTGAGACTGCTCGTGCAGCTGCTCGTTTGAAGCTCAACGATGCTGCAGGCCAGATTTTAGCTAATGCTTTGGGGCTCTTGGGAGTTACTGCTCCAGAAAAGATGTAA
- a CDS encoding GNAT family N-acetyltransferase: MSVILRKPTESDCSAIEDMVHEFELEQSAHDGGFWQEGHFDYNTWLEESRRAETKPLHEGFVRAIQYVLFDENSQAVGFANLRLELNDYLHEQGGHIGYSVRPSQRGRGYAKELLHQALEYAFAHGIQPVLVTCHENNAPSRAVILSQGGILEDVRDGVERYWIGK; this comes from the coding sequence ATGTCTGTGATTTTGCGCAAACCAACTGAATCCGATTGCAGTGCGATTGAAGATATGGTGCATGAATTTGAGTTGGAGCAATCGGCTCATGATGGCGGTTTCTGGCAAGAAGGACACTTTGACTACAATACGTGGCTAGAAGAATCACGTCGCGCGGAAACGAAGCCACTTCACGAAGGATTTGTGAGAGCAATACAGTATGTGCTCTTTGACGAGAACTCGCAAGCGGTGGGCTTTGCCAACTTGCGCTTGGAACTCAACGATTATTTACATGAACAAGGCGGGCACATTGGATATTCTGTACGTCCCAGCCAGCGGGGACGAGGCTACGCAAAAGAACTGCTCCATCAAGCATTAGAATATGCTTTTGCACACGGAATTCAGCCCGTTCTGGTCACATGCCATGAGAACAATGCTCCAAGTCGAGCAGTTATTCTTTCGCAGGGCGGAATTTTAGAAGACGTGCGAGATGGGGTTGAGCGGTACTGGATAGGGAAGTGA